A DNA window from Methylocystis heyeri contains the following coding sequences:
- a CDS encoding beta-galactosidase — protein MKQRLGVCYYPEQWPRSFWAEDARRMREIGIAVVRIGEFAWSRLEPREGFYQFDWLAGALEILHRAGLEVVLGTPTATPPKWLVDKMPDMAPLGADGAPRKFGSRRHYCFSHEGYARECDRIVEALACAFGEHPAVVGWQTDNEYGCHDTVESYSIAARDAFRKWCRSKYETTEALNRAWGNVFWSMELGSFDEIELPNLTVTEPNPSHLLDFKRFSSDQVVAFNRRQVEIIRNHSPGRAILHNFMGAFDAFDHYAVGADLDMAAWDSYPLGFLERSRHSDEFKTRYMRLGDPDFQAFHHDLYRSCGRGRWQVMEQQPGAVNWGAWNPVPAPGAVRLWTYEAFAAGAEVVSFFRWRQAPFAQEQMHEGLLLPNSEPNEAYFVAGEIAQELNRMEARAESARAPIALAFDYESAFAWRIQPQGQDFSYFDLVSAFYRALRKLGLSIDVVPPAPEEMKGRKMILAPGLFAARPELAAAMAQSGALVLLGPRSGSKTKDFQIPLALPPGDFGSLLGVKVRRVESLRPGVALAIRDLPGAHFSGWREFIALGEEAEAALCCEDGEVALSRRDNFYYLSGNPNDELLDALLRRLLAQAGADIIDLPQDIRVRDNGPLRYVFNYGSEPADISEIAGDAVFLLGGKTLDPCGVAAFMRKDEAE, from the coding sequence ATCAAACAAAGGCTTGGCGTATGCTATTACCCTGAACAGTGGCCGCGGTCGTTTTGGGCCGAAGATGCGCGAAGAATGCGTGAAATCGGCATCGCCGTCGTTCGCATCGGAGAATTCGCCTGGTCGCGATTGGAGCCGAGGGAAGGCTTTTATCAGTTCGATTGGCTCGCCGGCGCCCTGGAAATATTGCATCGCGCGGGGCTCGAGGTCGTCCTCGGCACGCCGACGGCCACGCCGCCCAAATGGCTGGTGGACAAAATGCCCGATATGGCGCCGCTCGGCGCCGACGGCGCGCCGCGCAAATTCGGTTCGCGGCGGCATTATTGTTTCAGTCACGAAGGCTACGCCCGCGAATGCGATCGGATCGTCGAAGCCCTCGCCTGCGCCTTTGGAGAGCATCCCGCCGTCGTCGGCTGGCAGACCGACAATGAATATGGCTGCCACGACACGGTCGAGAGCTACTCGATCGCCGCCCGAGACGCGTTTCGCAAATGGTGCAGGTCGAAATACGAAACCACGGAAGCCCTCAACCGCGCATGGGGCAATGTCTTCTGGTCGATGGAACTCGGAAGCTTCGACGAAATCGAGCTTCCCAATCTGACGGTGACCGAGCCGAATCCCTCGCATCTCCTGGACTTCAAGCGCTTTTCATCCGATCAGGTCGTAGCGTTCAACCGCCGTCAGGTGGAAATCATACGCAATCACTCGCCGGGCCGCGCCATTCTTCATAATTTCATGGGGGCCTTCGACGCCTTCGACCATTATGCGGTGGGGGCAGATCTCGACATGGCCGCCTGGGACAGCTACCCGCTCGGTTTTCTCGAACGCAGCCGCCACAGCGACGAATTCAAGACCCGCTACATGCGCCTCGGCGATCCGGATTTTCAGGCTTTCCATCACGACCTTTATCGCTCCTGCGGTCGGGGGCGCTGGCAGGTGATGGAGCAGCAGCCCGGCGCCGTGAACTGGGGCGCGTGGAACCCGGTTCCCGCCCCTGGCGCGGTCCGGCTCTGGACTTACGAGGCCTTTGCGGCGGGAGCGGAGGTCGTCAGTTTTTTCCGCTGGCGGCAGGCGCCTTTCGCGCAGGAGCAAATGCATGAGGGCCTGCTCCTGCCCAACAGCGAGCCCAACGAAGCTTATTTCGTCGCCGGCGAAATCGCGCAGGAGCTGAATCGGATGGAGGCGCGGGCCGAAAGCGCGCGCGCTCCCATAGCGCTGGCATTCGATTACGAGAGCGCCTTCGCCTGGCGCATTCAGCCGCAGGGACAGGACTTCTCCTATTTCGATCTCGTGAGCGCCTTCTATCGCGCGCTTCGCAAGCTCGGGCTTTCGATCGACGTCGTTCCCCCAGCGCCGGAAGAGATGAAAGGGCGCAAGATGATCCTTGCGCCGGGCTTGTTCGCCGCCCGTCCCGAACTCGCGGCGGCGATGGCGCAAAGCGGCGCGCTCGTCCTGCTCGGGCCGAGATCGGGGTCTAAAACGAAGGATTTTCAGATCCCCCTCGCGCTTCCGCCCGGAGATTTCGGAAGTTTGCTCGGGGTAAAGGTCCGCCGGGTCGAGAGCCTGCGGCCAGGGGTCGCCCTTGCGATCCGGGACCTGCCGGGAGCGCATTTTTCGGGCTGGCGCGAATTTATTGCGCTCGGCGAGGAAGCCGAGGCTGCGCTCTGCTGCGAGGACGGCGAGGTCGCGCTTTCGAGGCGCGATAATTTCTATTATCTTTCGGGGAATCCCAACGACGAGTTGCTCGATGCGCTGCTGAGGCGGTTGCTGGCGCAAGCCGGAGCGGACATAATCGATTTGCCGCAGGATATAAGGGTCCGGGACAACGGCCCTCTGCGATATGTGTTCAACTATGGGTCGGAGCCAGCCGACATATCGGAAATCGCCGGCGACGCGGTTTTTCTTCTGGGCGGCAAAACCCTCGATCCCTGCGGCGTCGCCGCTTTCATGCGCAAAGACGAAGCCGAATGA
- a CDS encoding helix-turn-helix domain-containing protein produces the protein METPDQPTRTRHRRSPGARDADALAALVSERLQGLIGRENRSLKRLTELTGLDEDELRRIESGSEAPTIDRLWRIANALGVPFGSLVASKQRQGVRIVRRSALRSISSSEGRFVSRPLFAFDGQRPVEFYEITIGPGHLEHAEAHAPGTKENVIVAKGAVEIVVGREPAVQLDEGDAADFLADVPHSYRNLGVVPAIIYLVMSYETGFGACA, from the coding sequence ATGGAAACGCCAGATCAACCCACCAGGACCCGGCATCGTCGCAGCCCCGGCGCGCGAGATGCGGATGCGCTCGCGGCGCTCGTATCGGAACGATTGCAGGGGTTGATCGGGCGCGAGAACCGCTCGCTGAAGCGCCTGACCGAATTGACCGGCCTCGACGAGGACGAACTGAGGCGAATCGAATCCGGCTCGGAGGCTCCGACGATCGATCGGCTCTGGCGGATAGCGAACGCTCTCGGCGTTCCGTTCGGCAGCCTCGTCGCCTCGAAGCAGCGGCAGGGCGTGCGCATCGTCAGAAGAAGCGCGCTTCGCTCCATCTCTTCCAGCGAAGGCCGTTTCGTTTCGCGCCCCCTGTTCGCGTTCGACGGCCAACGCCCGGTCGAGTTCTACGAAATAACCATCGGCCCCGGCCATCTCGAGCACGCCGAGGCGCATGCCCCCGGAACCAAGGAAAATGTCATCGTCGCCAAAGGGGCGGTGGAGATCGTCGTGGGCAGGGAACCCGCCGTTCAGCTCGACGAAGGCGACGCCGCTGATTTTCTCGCGGACGTTCCGCACAGCTATCGCAACCTCGGCGTCGTACCCGCGATAATTTATCTCGTGATGTCCTACGAAACGGGCTTCGGCGCCTGCGCCTAG
- a CDS encoding UDP-glucose--hexose-1-phosphate uridylyltransferase, producing MSFLQESPHRRFNPLSGDWVLVSPHRTKRPWSGQIEPAAGASAPSHDPGCYLCPGAVRANGAQNPAYESVFVFDNDFAALQPHVTVEAIDIGGLLTARTEQGRCRVICFSPRHDLWLARMDAKDIAEVVEAWRREFVDLGARDDVNYVQIFENRGPMMGASNPHPHCQIWASASVPNEPAREDRFQADYLKRNSRCLLCDYLAKETQARERIVCENDSFVAVAPFWAVWPFELLLLSKRHLGAIDQFTEPEKRDLAAMLKSVCVRYDNLFQTPFPYTMGFHQRPTDGGDYPHWHFHGHFYPPLLRSASIRKFMVGFELLASPQRDITPEAAAERLRACSERHYLER from the coding sequence ATGAGCTTTCTGCAGGAATCCCCCCATCGGCGTTTCAATCCCCTGAGCGGCGATTGGGTGCTGGTCTCGCCCCACCGCACCAAGCGTCCCTGGAGCGGGCAGATCGAGCCCGCCGCCGGCGCTTCGGCGCCCTCGCATGATCCGGGCTGCTATCTCTGCCCCGGGGCGGTCCGCGCCAATGGCGCGCAGAACCCGGCCTATGAGAGCGTTTTCGTCTTCGATAATGATTTCGCCGCGCTTCAGCCTCATGTCACCGTCGAGGCCATCGACATCGGTGGCCTGCTGACCGCCAGAACCGAGCAGGGCCGCTGCCGCGTGATCTGCTTTTCTCCCCGCCATGATCTTTGGCTCGCGCGCATGGACGCAAAGGACATCGCCGAAGTCGTCGAGGCGTGGCGGCGCGAGTTCGTCGATCTCGGCGCGCGGGACGACGTGAATTACGTCCAGATTTTCGAGAACCGCGGGCCCATGATGGGCGCCAGCAACCCCCATCCGCATTGCCAGATCTGGGCGAGCGCCAGCGTTCCGAACGAACCGGCCAGGGAAGATCGTTTCCAGGCCGATTATCTGAAGCGCAATTCGCGCTGCCTCCTGTGCGATTATCTCGCCAAAGAGACGCAGGCGAGGGAGCGCATCGTCTGCGAAAACGACAGCTTCGTCGCGGTTGCGCCGTTCTGGGCGGTGTGGCCGTTCGAGCTGCTGCTGCTTTCAAAGCGCCATCTGGGGGCGATCGACCAGTTCACGGAGCCGGAGAAGCGCGATCTCGCCGCGATGCTGAAGTCGGTCTGCGTGCGCTACGACAATCTCTTTCAAACGCCGTTCCCCTATACGATGGGGTTTCATCAGCGTCCGACCGACGGCGGGGATTACCCCCATTGGCATTTTCATGGCCATTTCTATCCGCCGCTGCTGCGCTCGGCCTCGATCAGAAAATTCATGGTGGGGTTTGAACTCCTGGCCTCGCCCCAGCGCGACATCACGCCCGAGGCGGCGGCGGAACGCCTGAGGGCCTGTTCGGAACGGCATTATCTGGAGCGGTAG
- a CDS encoding alpha-amylase family glycosyl hydrolase: protein MRFAWWKSGVVYQVYPRSFQDSSGDGVGDLRGLRRRLDHLVWLGVEAIWISPIYPSPMADFGYDVSDYCGVDPMFGSLAEFDELVRDAHAKGLKIILDLVPNHTSIAHPWFTESRRSRNSPKRDWYIWRDAKPDGAPPNNWLSHFGGGAWSWDENTRQYYYHAYLAEQPDLNWRNPQVRAAIHDVMRFWLRRGVDGFRVDVMWHLMKDAAFRDNPPNPDWTQDRPGIERLLALYSEDQPEVHEVVAEMRTVVDAFDDRVLIGEIYLPIERLVAYYGENLRGAHLPFNFQLLNTPWNAREIADIVERYEEALRETHGGWPNWVLSNHDRPRVAARVGDEQARIAAMLLLTLRGTPTLYYGDELGLARVAVPPERIQDPWAKREPDAGVGRDPSRTPMQWDASPHAGFSAHEPWLPLTEDWEKRNVARMKLDDTSILLLVRKLLHCRRAHLALCVGDWRLLSKDEDVLAYERAQDGERFFIALNFSNQPRTWRLPDDVGAVVAISTHGDRGGECAGGMVELRPNEGLILQA from the coding sequence ATGCGTTTCGCGTGGTGGAAATCCGGGGTCGTCTATCAGGTCTATCCGCGCTCGTTCCAGGATTCGAGCGGCGACGGCGTGGGCGATCTTCGCGGCCTGCGGCGCCGGCTGGATCACCTCGTCTGGCTCGGCGTCGAGGCGATCTGGATTTCCCCGATCTATCCCTCACCGATGGCGGACTTCGGCTATGACGTCTCGGACTACTGCGGCGTAGACCCGATGTTCGGCTCCCTGGCCGAATTCGACGAACTCGTCCGCGACGCTCACGCGAAGGGCTTGAAGATCATCCTCGATCTCGTGCCGAACCACACCTCGATAGCCCATCCCTGGTTTACGGAAAGCCGGCGCTCCAGGAACAGCCCCAAGCGCGATTGGTATATCTGGCGCGACGCCAAGCCCGACGGCGCGCCGCCCAACAATTGGCTCAGCCATTTCGGCGGCGGGGCCTGGAGCTGGGATGAAAACACCCGCCAATATTACTATCACGCCTATTTGGCCGAGCAGCCCGATCTAAACTGGCGCAATCCGCAGGTTCGCGCCGCGATCCATGACGTGATGCGCTTCTGGCTGCGACGCGGCGTGGACGGCTTTCGCGTCGATGTGATGTGGCATCTGATGAAGGACGCCGCCTTCCGCGATAACCCTCCAAATCCGGATTGGACCCAGGATCGACCCGGGATCGAACGGCTGCTCGCGCTTTATTCGGAGGACCAGCCGGAAGTGCATGAGGTCGTCGCCGAGATGCGCACAGTGGTCGACGCATTCGATGACCGCGTCCTCATCGGAGAAATCTATCTGCCTATCGAACGCCTCGTCGCCTATTACGGCGAAAATCTCCGCGGCGCGCATCTGCCGTTTAATTTCCAGCTTTTGAATACGCCATGGAACGCGCGGGAAATCGCGGATATCGTGGAGCGCTACGAAGAGGCGCTGCGCGAGACGCACGGAGGCTGGCCCAACTGGGTCCTCAGCAATCACGACCGGCCGCGCGTCGCCGCCCGCGTCGGAGACGAGCAGGCCCGCATCGCCGCCATGCTGCTGTTGACGCTGCGCGGCACGCCGACGCTCTATTATGGCGACGAACTCGGTCTCGCGCGCGTCGCGGTTCCGCCGGAGCGGATTCAAGACCCCTGGGCCAAACGCGAACCCGATGCCGGAGTCGGGCGCGATCCGTCCCGCACCCCGATGCAATGGGACGCCTCGCCTCACGCCGGCTTTTCTGCGCATGAACCGTGGCTGCCGCTCACGGAAGATTGGGAAAAGCGCAATGTCGCGCGCATGAAACTGGATGATACCTCCATCCTGCTCCTGGTGCGCAAATTGTTGCATTGCCGGCGCGCGCATTTGGCGCTCTGCGTCGGGGATTGGCGGCTGCTTTCAAAGGACGAAGACGTGCTCGCCTATGAGCGCGCGCAAGACGGCGAACGTTTTTTCATCGCGCTGAATTTTTCGAACCAGCCGCGGACATGGCGACTTCCGGACGACGTCGGAGCCGTCGTCGCGATTTCCACCCATGGCGATCGTGGGGGAGAATGCGCCGGCGGGATGGTCGAGCTGCGCCCCAATGAGGGACTGATTCTGCAAGCCTAA
- the galK gene encoding galactokinase has protein sequence MKMAVELASAFQRRFGAAPRIIRAPGRVNVIGEHTDYNDGFVLPAAIELATYAAIAPRPDRRLVVHSIAFAETLELDLDDPAPIALGNWGDYIRGVVTELQKLERIGGANIMLGGDLPFGAGLSASAALEVAVGFALSLNSGAPVDRTQLALLCQRAENDFVGLQCGIMDQFISCCGREGSALLLDCRRLEARPAPIGADARLVICDTTIRHQLASSAYNERREECRQAVSILSSVIPGVTALRDVTVQQFERHEALLPEPIRRRARHVVTENERTLQAAAALEAGDMEECGRLMNQSHRSLAEDYEVSCPEADVMVRLAQAVSGVFGARMTGGGFGGCVVSLVRAGEVERFIGSVGEGYRSATGLEPRIFCSAPSAGVGEISIEAP, from the coding sequence ATGAAAATGGCGGTCGAGCTTGCTTCGGCGTTTCAACGCCGCTTCGGGGCTGCGCCGAGGATCATCCGGGCGCCCGGCCGCGTCAATGTGATCGGCGAACACACCGATTACAACGACGGCTTCGTGCTGCCGGCGGCGATAGAGCTTGCCACCTACGCCGCCATAGCGCCGCGGCCGGATCGACGGCTCGTCGTGCATTCCATCGCCTTTGCGGAAACGCTCGAGTTGGACCTCGACGACCCCGCGCCGATCGCGCTCGGGAACTGGGGCGATTATATTCGCGGCGTCGTGACGGAGCTGCAGAAGCTGGAGCGGATCGGGGGCGCGAATATCATGCTCGGCGGCGATTTGCCGTTCGGGGCCGGGCTTTCCGCCTCGGCGGCGCTGGAGGTCGCGGTCGGGTTCGCGTTGTCTCTCAATTCCGGCGCACCGGTCGACAGGACGCAGCTCGCCCTGTTGTGCCAGCGCGCCGAGAATGATTTCGTCGGGCTGCAATGCGGCATAATGGATCAATTCATTTCCTGTTGCGGCAGGGAGGGCAGCGCCTTGCTGCTCGATTGCCGCCGTCTCGAGGCGCGGCCTGCGCCGATCGGCGCCGACGCCCGGCTGGTGATCTGCGACACGACGATCCGTCACCAATTGGCTTCCAGCGCCTATAATGAAAGACGAGAGGAGTGCCGCCAAGCGGTCTCAATTCTGTCTTCGGTCATTCCCGGCGTAACGGCGCTGCGCGACGTCACGGTTCAGCAGTTCGAGCGCCATGAGGCTTTGCTTCCAGAACCAATTCGCCGCCGCGCCCGGCATGTCGTCACCGAAAACGAACGGACGTTGCAGGCGGCGGCCGCATTGGAAGCGGGGGATATGGAGGAATGCGGCAGGCTCATGAACCAGTCGCATCGCTCATTGGCGGAGGATTACGAGGTCAGTTGCCCGGAGGCCGATGTGATGGTGAGGCTGGCGCAGGCGGTTTCGGGCGTTTTCGGCGCCAGGATGACTGGCGGCGGCTTCGGCGGATGCGTGGTGAGCCTCGTCCGCGCCGGCGAGGTCGAGCGCTTCATCGGTTCCGTCGGCGAAGGCTACCGCAGCGCCACCGGCCTCGAGCCGAGAATCTTCTGCTCTGCGCCTTCCGCGGGCGTCGGCGAAATTTCGATCGAAGCGCCATAG
- a CDS encoding GlcG/HbpS family heme-binding protein has translation MTPKLLFSSFVSVALLSSLPAPAQAELPSIKILSAQAALTIGQAAYDACVQQGYHVSVTVVGGEGQVVLGLRGDGSSPHTLENSQRKAYTARTFRVSSGEFAQRVKDNPTSGQAHLAGVIAIQGGLPIKLGDAVIGAVGVSGAPGGEKDEACAKAGIDKAVDQLK, from the coding sequence ATGACGCCCAAGCTGTTGTTTTCGTCTTTCGTGTCGGTCGCCCTGCTTTCCTCGCTCCCGGCGCCCGCCCAGGCTGAACTGCCGTCCATAAAGATCCTGTCGGCGCAGGCCGCGTTGACGATCGGCCAGGCCGCCTATGACGCCTGCGTGCAGCAGGGCTATCACGTGTCGGTGACCGTGGTCGGCGGCGAGGGGCAGGTCGTCCTCGGCCTTCGCGGCGACGGCTCTTCGCCGCACACCCTCGAAAACAGCCAGCGCAAGGCCTACACCGCTCGAACCTTTCGGGTGTCGTCGGGCGAATTCGCCCAGCGCGTGAAGGACAATCCCACTTCGGGCCAGGCGCATCTCGCCGGTGTGATCGCCATTCAGGGCGGCTTGCCGATCAAATTGGGAGACGCCGTGATTGGAGCTGTCGGCGTCTCCGGCGCGCCCGGCGGCGAAAAAGACGAAGCCTGCGCGAAAGCCGGCATCGACAAGGCCGTCGATCAACTCAAGTGA
- the epsC gene encoding serine O-acetyltransferase EpsC, which produces MTRHVEPHALKEEGIALAEIVAALRALRRSSQRSRYSNGVVPRLPSREAILEIVESLVGVLFPRHFGAPDVSEESVDGYLIYKLDAALRSLQEQVRLELDLFGEGGHATAAARQAKAEEVVRVFARSLPRLRAVLDTDIRAAFDGDPAARSIDEVVFCYPGVAAVIRHRLAHELYALGVRMLARIVSEIAHSQTGIDIHPGAQIGESFFIDHGTGVVIGETARIGKGVRIYQAVTLGAKRFEQDGAGALVKGQPRHPIVEDDVVIYAGATVLGRITIGRGSSIGGNVWLTHSVPPGSNITQAKACVETFGDGSGI; this is translated from the coding sequence ATGACGAGGCATGTAGAACCGCATGCTTTAAAGGAAGAGGGGATCGCTCTCGCGGAGATCGTGGCTGCGCTGCGGGCTTTGCGCCGGAGCTCCCAGCGATCGCGCTACAGCAATGGCGTGGTGCCGCGTTTGCCTTCGCGCGAGGCGATCCTCGAGATCGTCGAAAGTCTGGTCGGCGTTCTTTTTCCCCGGCATTTCGGGGCTCCGGACGTGAGCGAGGAGAGCGTCGACGGCTATCTGATCTATAAGCTGGACGCGGCGCTGAGGTCTTTGCAGGAACAGGTGAGGCTGGAGCTCGACCTGTTCGGCGAGGGAGGCCACGCCACCGCGGCGGCGCGACAGGCCAAGGCCGAGGAAGTCGTCCGCGTTTTCGCCCGCTCCTTGCCGCGATTGCGAGCCGTGCTCGACACCGACATTCGCGCCGCTTTCGACGGCGATCCGGCGGCGAGAAGCATAGACGAAGTGGTCTTCTGCTATCCCGGCGTCGCGGCGGTCATCAGGCATCGTCTCGCGCATGAGCTTTACGCGCTGGGCGTGCGAATGCTCGCGCGCATCGTGAGCGAGATCGCGCATTCGCAGACCGGCATAGACATTCATCCGGGCGCGCAGATCGGCGAAAGCTTTTTCATCGATCACGGAACCGGCGTCGTGATCGGCGAAACCGCCCGCATCGGCAAGGGCGTCAGGATTTATCAGGCGGTCACGCTGGGAGCCAAGCGCTTCGAGCAGGACGGGGCCGGCGCGCTCGTCAAGGGACAGCCGAGACACCCGATCGTCGAAGACGACGTGGTGATTTACGCCGGCGCTACGGTTCTGGGGCGGATCACCATCGGGCGAGGCTCCTCCATAGGCGGCAATGTCTGGCTCACCCATAGCGTGCCGCCGGGAAGCAACATAACCCAGGCCAAAGCCTGCGTCGAAACCTTCGGCGACGGCTCAGGGATTTGA
- a CDS encoding DUF763 domain-containing protein, with translation MARRSGSADLPLHNGRVPAWLGQRMTRLGAVIAEAITHHYGREEFLRRLAHPFWFQSFGAVMGMDWHSSGVTTSVMGALKRGLAPLSGELGIHVCGGRGKHSRQTPLELAALGERVGFDGEALARASRLVAKVDSAAVQDGFDIYLHSFVVTDDGDWVVVQQGMNGDSALARRYHWLSEGLKSFVEAPHAAIDGENQGNIVNLTDRRAKASRAGQLDLLHNLGPDGIVREMAAIKGEAEPPPAQPLLPHLVMPDHHDVRPGDVMLRRLHGALAAAAECGPTDFADLLLVPGVGARTVRSLAKVAEVVHGAPCRFSDPARFSLAHGGKDRHPFPAPLKVYDKTIEVLKSAVSSAKLGNDDRLEALRRLDAQARRLEAFASGPSLPDFIAEETSRSHEYGGRSVFGWEQPPVREQDGREADTQRQNDH, from the coding sequence GTGGCTCGACGATCAGGCAGCGCCGATCTGCCGCTCCACAACGGCCGGGTTCCCGCCTGGCTCGGCCAGCGGATGACGCGGCTCGGCGCGGTGATCGCAGAGGCGATCACCCATCACTACGGGCGCGAGGAGTTCCTGCGCCGCCTTGCTCATCCATTCTGGTTCCAGTCCTTCGGCGCCGTCATGGGCATGGACTGGCATTCGTCGGGCGTGACCACGAGCGTGATGGGCGCGCTGAAACGCGGGCTCGCGCCGCTTTCGGGGGAACTCGGCATCCATGTCTGCGGCGGCCGGGGCAAGCATTCGCGTCAGACGCCGCTGGAGCTCGCCGCCCTCGGCGAACGCGTCGGCTTTGATGGAGAGGCGCTGGCGAGGGCCAGCCGGCTGGTCGCCAAGGTCGACAGCGCCGCCGTGCAGGACGGCTTCGATATCTACCTGCACAGCTTCGTCGTCACCGACGACGGCGACTGGGTGGTGGTGCAGCAGGGCATGAACGGCGACTCGGCCCTCGCCCGCCGCTATCACTGGCTCTCGGAAGGCCTGAAGAGTTTCGTCGAGGCGCCCCATGCCGCAATCGACGGCGAGAACCAGGGCAATATCGTCAATCTCACCGACCGCAGGGCGAAAGCCTCGCGGGCGGGCCAGCTCGATCTTCTGCACAATCTCGGCCCGGACGGGATCGTCCGCGAGATGGCCGCGATAAAGGGCGAAGCGGAACCGCCGCCGGCCCAGCCTTTGCTGCCCCATCTCGTCATGCCCGACCATCACGACGTCCGTCCAGGCGACGTGATGCTGCGCAGGCTGCACGGCGCGCTCGCCGCCGCCGCCGAATGCGGGCCGACGGACTTCGCCGATCTGTTGCTGGTTCCGGGCGTCGGCGCCCGCACGGTGCGCTCGCTCGCCAAGGTGGCGGAAGTGGTGCACGGCGCCCCGTGCCGCTTTTCCGATCCGGCGCGCTTCTCGCTGGCTCACGGCGGCAAGGACCGACATCCCTTTCCGGCGCCGCTGAAGGTCTATGACAAGACCATCGAAGTCTTGAAAAGCGCGGTCTCCAGCGCAAAGCTCGGCAATGACGACAGGCTCGAGGCGCTGCGCAGGCTCGATGCGCAGGCGCGGCGGCTGGAAGCTTTCGCGTCCGGCCCTTCCCTGCCCGACTTCATCGCCGAGGAGACCTCGCGCTCCCATGAATATGGCGGAAGAAGCGTGTTCGGCTGGGAGCAGCCGCCCGTTCGAGAACAAGACGGCCGGGAAGCCGACACACAGCGGCAAAATGACCATTGA
- a CDS encoding radical SAM protein, which translates to MTIEPVRYVEPVYRPPSEADSLILPVTDGCSWNRCAFCEMYTAPQKRFRPRDEQEVLESIRLCGEYYGEGVKRVFLADGDAMTLSIRRLAAILEAIKRELPGVRRVSSYCLPRNLRKKTAAELKELNDLGLTLVYVGAESGDDETLASVEKGESFATTREALDKLREAGIKRSVMILNGLGGRALSRQHAVNSAALMNAAQPEFLATLVVSFPLGEQRFREKFPGWEPLSVTGLMQEMELFLSELELKRTVFRSDHASNWLVLKGTLGADKTRLLQQLRAAIAEPEAAPLRPAWARGL; encoded by the coding sequence ATGACCATTGAGCCCGTCCGCTACGTCGAACCGGTCTATCGCCCCCCGAGCGAGGCGGATTCCCTCATCCTGCCCGTGACCGACGGCTGCTCGTGGAACCGCTGCGCCTTTTGCGAAATGTACACCGCCCCGCAAAAGCGCTTCCGTCCTCGCGACGAGCAGGAAGTGCTGGAAAGCATAAGGCTCTGCGGCGAATATTACGGCGAAGGCGTGAAGCGGGTTTTTCTGGCCGACGGCGACGCCATGACGCTGTCGATCCGACGCCTTGCCGCAATATTGGAGGCGATAAAGCGCGAGCTGCCCGGCGTGCGGCGGGTTTCGAGCTATTGCCTGCCCCGCAATCTGCGCAAGAAAACCGCCGCGGAGCTCAAGGAACTCAACGATCTCGGCCTGACGCTGGTCTATGTCGGCGCCGAATCCGGCGACGACGAAACCCTCGCAAGCGTCGAAAAGGGCGAAAGCTTCGCCACCACGCGGGAGGCGCTGGATAAGCTCCGGGAGGCCGGGATCAAGCGCTCGGTGATGATCCTCAACGGCCTCGGCGGAAGAGCGCTGTCACGGCAACATGCGGTCAATTCGGCGGCGCTGATGAACGCCGCGCAGCCGGAGTTTCTGGCGACGCTCGTCGTGAGCTTCCCGCTCGGAGAGCAGCGCTTTCGTGAGAAATTTCCCGGCTGGGAGCCGCTGTCGGTGACGGGCCTGATGCAGGAAATGGAGCTGTTTCTGTCGGAGCTGGAGCTGAAGCGGACCGTATTCCGCAGCGACCACGCCTCCAACTGGCTGGTGCTGAAGGGCACGCTGGGGGCGGACAAGACCCGCCTGCTCCAGCAATTGCGCGCGGCAATAGCAGAACCGGAGGCGGCTCCGCTCCGGCCGGCCTGGGCGCGCGGCCTATAA